One stretch of Sebastes umbrosus isolate fSebUmb1 chromosome 5, fSebUmb1.pri, whole genome shotgun sequence DNA includes these proteins:
- the LOC119488432 gene encoding uncharacterized protein YBL113C-like produces the protein MMMMMKMVCVILLSISGLWWEQHAAALPTSTVRVRVGEDVILQCPLLDASTVNASTVNTSTANASTVNASTVNASTANAPSANVSTVNASSANASNANASTANASTSNASTANASSANASTANASTANASTVNASSANASTANSSTSNAPTSNVSTVNASTANASTANITVNASNANASTANASTSNASTANASTVNASTANASTANITVNASNANASTANASTSNASNASNANASTNLSWYRQAAGQRPELLLSFRSTNASQVKYGAGVGPDKVSAASDGSLLLHDFKRNDSAVYYCSITQGDEQKKNPPPEDVMGS, from the exons atgatgatgatgatgaagatggtcTGTGTGatcctcctctccatcagcg GTTTGTGGTGGGAGCAGCACGCCGCCGCCCTGCCAACCTCCACGGTGCGGGTGAGAGTCGGGGAGGACGTCATCCTGCAGTGCCCCCTGCTGGACGCCTCCACGGTTAACGCCTCCACGGTTAACACCTCCACCGCCAACGCCTCCACGGTTAACGCCTCCACGGTTAACGCCTCCACCGCCAACGCCCCCAGCGCCAACGTCTCCACCGTTAACGCCTCCTCCGCTAACGCCTCCAACGCCAATGCCTCCACCGCCAACGCCTCCACCTCTAACGCCTCCACCGCCAACGCCTCCAGCGCCAACGCCTCCACCGCCAACGCCTCCACCGCCAACGCCTCCACGGTTAATGCCTCCAGCGCCAACGCCTCCACGGCCAACTCCTCCACCTCTAACGCCCCCACCTCTAACGTCTCCACAGTTAACGCCTCCACCGCCAACGCCTCCACCGCCAACATCACGGTTAACGCCTCCAACGCCAACGCCTCCACGGCCAACGCCTCCACCTCTAACGCCTCCACCGCCAACGCCTCCACAGTTAACGCCTCCACCGCCAACGCCTCCACCGCCAACATCACGGTTAACGCCTCCAACGCCAACGCCTCCACGGCCAACGCCTCCACCTCTAACGCCTCCAACGCCTCCAACGCAAACGCCTCCACCAACCTCAGCTGGTACAGGCAGGCAGCAGGACAGCGTCCGGAGCTGCTGCTGAGCTTCAGGTCTACTAACGCCTCCCAGGTGAAGTACGGCGCCGGCGTCGGTCCCGATAAAGTGTCGGCTGCGTCCGACGgctcgctgctgctgcacgACTTCAAACGGAATGACTCGGCGGTTTATTACTGCAGCATCACTCAGGGAGACGAGCAGAAGAAGAACCCGCCGCCGGAGGACGTCATGGGGTCATGA